Proteins encoded within one genomic window of Brienomyrus brachyistius isolate T26 chromosome 22, BBRACH_0.4, whole genome shotgun sequence:
- the LOC125718359 gene encoding transportin-2-like isoform X2 produces MEWQPDEQGLQQVLQLLKDSQSPNTATQRAVQQKLEQLNQYPDFNNYLIFVLTRLKTEDEPTRSLSGLILKNNVKAHYQNFPQGVADFIKQECVNNIGDPSPLIRATIGILITTIASKGELQMWPELLPQLCELLNSEDYNTCEGSFGALQKICEDSSELLDSDALNRPLNIMIPKFLQFFKHCSPKIRSHAIACVNQFIIGRAQALMDNIDTFIESLFALAGDEDPEVRKNVCRALVMLLEVRIDRLIPQMHSIIQYMLQRTQDPDENVALEACEFWLTLAEQPICKEVLAGHLVQLIPILVNGMKYSEIDIILLKGDVEEDEAVPDSDQDIKPRFHKSRTVTLQHEGGGGEEGEDIEEEEDDDDDTLSDWNLRKCSAAALDVLANVFRDDLLPHLLPLLKELLFHHDWVVKESGILVLGAIAEGCVQGMVPFLPELIPHLIQCLCDKKALVRSIACWTLSRYAHWVVSQPPDSYLKPLMTELLKRILDGNKRVQEAACSAFATLEEEACMELVPYLSFILDTLVFAFGKYQHKNLLILYDAIGTLADSVGHHLNQPEYIQKLMPPLIQKWNELKDEDKDLFPLLECLSSVATALQSGFLPYCEPVYQRCVTLVQKTLAQAMMYHQHPDQYEAPDKDFMIVALDLLSGLAEGLGGHVEQLVARSNIMTLLFQCMQDTMPEVRQSSFALLGDLTKACFPHVKPCIAEFMPILGTNLNPEFISVCNNATWAIGEISMQMGTSSGKGQGCPGAEMQPYIGLVLSNLVEIINRPNTPKTLLENTAITIGRLGYVCPQEVAPMLQQFIRPWCTSLRNIRDNEEKDSAFRGICVMIGVNPGGVVQDFIFFCDAVASWVHPKDDLREMFYKILHGFKDQVGDENWQQFSEQFPPLLKERLSTCYGV; encoded by the exons ATGGAATGGCAGCCAGACGAGCAAGGACTGCAGCAGGTTCTCCAGCTTCTCAAGGACTCGCAGTCCCCCAATACCGCCACGCAGAGAGCTGTGCAACAA AAACTGGAACAGCTAAATCAGTATCCTGACTTCAACAACTATCTCATCTTTGTCCTCACCAGGCTGAAAACTGAAG ATGAACCCACTCGCTCCCTCAGTGGCTTGATCTTGAAGAATAATGTGAAGGCCCACTACCAGAACTTCCCTCAAGGCGTGGCCGACTTCATCAAGCAGGAGTGTGTGAACAACATCGGGGATCCCTCCCCACTCATCCGCGCCACAATCG GCATCCTGATCACTACCATTGCCTCCAAAGGAGAGCTGCAGATGTGGCCTGAGCTTCTCCCTCAGCTCTGTGAACTGCTCAATTCTGAGGACTACAACACTTGTGAG GGCTCCTTTGGTGCTCTGCAGAAGATCTGCGAGGACTCGTCTGAGCTCCTCGACAGCGATGCTCTCAACCGGCCCCTCAACATCATGATCCCCAAGTTCCTGCAGTTCTTCAAACACTGCAGCCCTAAGATCCG GTCTCATGCCATCGCCTGTGTGAACCAGTTCATTATTGGTCGAGCGCAAGCCCTGATGGACAATATTGACACCTTCATTGAG AGTCTGTTCGCACTCGCCGGGGATGAGGACCCAGAGGTGAGGAAGAACGTCTGCCGAGCCCTGGTCATGCTATTGGAGGTCCGAATCGACCGGCTCATCCCCCAGATGCACAGCATCATTCAG TATATGCTACAGAGGACGCAGGACCCGGACGAGAACGTCGCCTTGGAGGCTTGCGAGTTCTGGTTAACCTTAGCAGAGCAGCCCATCTGCAAGGAGGTTCTGGCTGGACACCTAGTCCA GCTGATTCCTATCTTGGTAAATGGCATGAAGTACTCGGAGATCGACATCATCCTGCTAAAG GGCGACGTGGAGGAGGATGAGGCAGTCCCGGACAGCGACCAGGACATTAAGCCACGCTTCCACAAGTCACGCACCGTCACCCTGCAGCACGAGGGAGGCGgcggggaggagggcgaggacaTCGAGGAAGAGGAAGACGACGACGACGACACGCTGTCCGACTGGAACCTGC GAAAGTGCTCAGCGGCTGCCCTGGATGTTCTGGCCAATGTGTTCCGCGACGACCTTCTGCCGCACCTCCTCCCCCTGCTGAAAGAGCTGCTTTTCCACCATGACTGGGTCGTCAAGGAGTCCGGCATCCTGGTTCTGGGAGCCATTGCAGAAG GCTGCGTGCAAGGCATGGTGCCCTTCCTGCCCGAGCTCATCCCCCACCTCATCCAGTGCCTGTGCGATAAGAAGGCCCTGGTTCGCTCCATCGCCTGCTGGACCCTCAGCCGCTACGCCCACTGGGTGGTCAGCCAGCCGCCCGACTCCTACCTCAAGCCGCTCATGACGGAGCTGCTCAAGAGGATCCTGGACGGGAACAAGAGAGTGCAGGAGGCGGCCTGCAG TGCATTCGCCACACTGGAGGAAGAGGCCTGCATGGAGCTGGTCCCCTACCTCAGCTTCATCCTGGACACGCTGGTCTTCGCATTTGGGAAATACCAACACAAGAACCTGCTGATCCTGTACGACGCCATCGGCACGCTGGCCGACTCCGTGGGCCACCACCTCAACCAACCC GAGTACATCCAGAAGCTGATGCCTCCCCTCATTCAGAAGTGGAACGAACTGAAGGATGAGGACAAAGACTTGTTCCCTCTCCTGGAG tgtctGTCTTCAGTGGCCACAGCCCTGCAGAGTGGCTTCCTGCCTTACTGCGAACCTGTGTACCAACGCTGTGTCACCCTGGTCCAGAAGACTCTCGCTCAGGCCATG ATGTATCATCAGCACCCTGACCAATATGAGGCCCCTGACAAGGACTTCATGATCGTGGCCCTTGACCTGCTGAGCGGCCTGGCCgagggcctgggggggcacGTGGAGCAGCTGGTCGCCCGTAGCAACATCATGACGCTGCTCTTCCAATGTATGCAG GACACCATGCCGGAGGTGCGCCAGAGTTCCTTCGCCCTCCTGGGGGACCTGACCAAAGCATGCTTCCCTCACGTCAAGCCTTGCATCG CGGAGTTCATGCCCATCCTGGGTACCAACCTGAATCCCGAGTTCATCTCCGTGTGTAACAACGCAACCTGGGCCATCGGGGAGATCTCCATGCAGatgg GGACAAGCTCCGGGAAAGGTCAAGGATGTCCAG GAGCAGAGATGCAGCCTTACATTGGACTTGTCCTCAGCAATCTCGTGGAGATCATCAACCGGCCCAACACACCCAAGACCCTCCTGGAGAACACGG CCATCACCATCGGAAGGCTTGGTTACGTGTGTCCCCAGGAGGTGGCGCCGATGTTGCAGCAGTTCATCCGGCCGTG GTGCACGTCACTGCGGAACATCCGCGATAATGAGGAGAAGGACTCCGCCTTCCGGGGAATCTGCGTGATGATCGGCGTTAACCCCGGCGGAGTAGTGCAG gacttcatattcttctgtgacGCCGTGGCCTCCTGGGTTCATCCAAAGGACGATTTGAGGGAGATGTTTTACAAG ATCCTCCACGGCTTCAAGGACCAGGTGGGCGATGAGAACTGGCAGCAGTTTTCCGAGCAGTTTCCCCCACTGCTGAAGGAGCGGCTGTCCACCTGCTACGGCGTGTAG
- the LOC125718359 gene encoding transportin-2-like isoform X3 gives MEWQPDEQGLQQVLQLLKDSQSPNTATQRAVQQKLEQLNQYPDFNNYLIFVLTRLKTEDEPTRSLSGLILKNNVKAHYQNFPQGVADFIKQECVNNIGDPSPLIRATIGILITTIASKGELQMWPELLPQLCELLNSEDYNTCEGSFGALQKICEDSSELLDSDALNRPLNIMIPKFLQFFKHCSPKIRSHAIACVNQFIIGRAQALMDNIDTFIESLFALAGDEDPEVRKNVCRALVMLLEVRIDRLIPQMHSIIQYMLQRTQDPDENVALEACEFWLTLAEQPICKEVLAGHLVQLIPILVNGMKYSEIDIILLKGDVEEDEAVPDSDQDIKPRFHKSRTVTLQHEGGGGEEGEDIEEEEDDDDDTLSDWNLRKCSAAALDVLANVFRDDLLPHLLPLLKELLFHHDWVVKESGILVLGAIAEGCVQGMVPFLPELIPHLIQCLCDKKALVRSIACWTLSRYAHWVVSQPPDSYLKPLMTELLKRILDGNKRVQEAACSAFATLEEEACMELVPYLSFILDTLVFAFGKYQHKNLLILYDAIGTLADSVGHHLNQPEYIQKLMPPLIQKWNELKDEDKDLFPLLECLSSVATALQSGFLPYCEPVYQRCVTLVQKTLAQAMMYHQHPDQYEAPDKDFMIVALDLLSGLAEGLGGHVEQLVARSNIMTLLFQCMQDTMPEVRQSSFALLGDLTKACFPHVKPCIAEFMPILGTNLNPEFISVCNNATWAIGEISMQMGPLVSAGAEMQPYIGLVLSNLVEIINRPNTPKTLLENTAITIGRLGYVCPQEVAPMLQQFIRPWCTSLRNIRDNEEKDSAFRGICVMIGVNPGGVVQDFIFFCDAVASWVHPKDDLREMFYKILHGFKDQVGDENWQQFSEQFPPLLKERLSTCYGV, from the exons ATGGAATGGCAGCCAGACGAGCAAGGACTGCAGCAGGTTCTCCAGCTTCTCAAGGACTCGCAGTCCCCCAATACCGCCACGCAGAGAGCTGTGCAACAA AAACTGGAACAGCTAAATCAGTATCCTGACTTCAACAACTATCTCATCTTTGTCCTCACCAGGCTGAAAACTGAAG ATGAACCCACTCGCTCCCTCAGTGGCTTGATCTTGAAGAATAATGTGAAGGCCCACTACCAGAACTTCCCTCAAGGCGTGGCCGACTTCATCAAGCAGGAGTGTGTGAACAACATCGGGGATCCCTCCCCACTCATCCGCGCCACAATCG GCATCCTGATCACTACCATTGCCTCCAAAGGAGAGCTGCAGATGTGGCCTGAGCTTCTCCCTCAGCTCTGTGAACTGCTCAATTCTGAGGACTACAACACTTGTGAG GGCTCCTTTGGTGCTCTGCAGAAGATCTGCGAGGACTCGTCTGAGCTCCTCGACAGCGATGCTCTCAACCGGCCCCTCAACATCATGATCCCCAAGTTCCTGCAGTTCTTCAAACACTGCAGCCCTAAGATCCG GTCTCATGCCATCGCCTGTGTGAACCAGTTCATTATTGGTCGAGCGCAAGCCCTGATGGACAATATTGACACCTTCATTGAG AGTCTGTTCGCACTCGCCGGGGATGAGGACCCAGAGGTGAGGAAGAACGTCTGCCGAGCCCTGGTCATGCTATTGGAGGTCCGAATCGACCGGCTCATCCCCCAGATGCACAGCATCATTCAG TATATGCTACAGAGGACGCAGGACCCGGACGAGAACGTCGCCTTGGAGGCTTGCGAGTTCTGGTTAACCTTAGCAGAGCAGCCCATCTGCAAGGAGGTTCTGGCTGGACACCTAGTCCA GCTGATTCCTATCTTGGTAAATGGCATGAAGTACTCGGAGATCGACATCATCCTGCTAAAG GGCGACGTGGAGGAGGATGAGGCAGTCCCGGACAGCGACCAGGACATTAAGCCACGCTTCCACAAGTCACGCACCGTCACCCTGCAGCACGAGGGAGGCGgcggggaggagggcgaggacaTCGAGGAAGAGGAAGACGACGACGACGACACGCTGTCCGACTGGAACCTGC GAAAGTGCTCAGCGGCTGCCCTGGATGTTCTGGCCAATGTGTTCCGCGACGACCTTCTGCCGCACCTCCTCCCCCTGCTGAAAGAGCTGCTTTTCCACCATGACTGGGTCGTCAAGGAGTCCGGCATCCTGGTTCTGGGAGCCATTGCAGAAG GCTGCGTGCAAGGCATGGTGCCCTTCCTGCCCGAGCTCATCCCCCACCTCATCCAGTGCCTGTGCGATAAGAAGGCCCTGGTTCGCTCCATCGCCTGCTGGACCCTCAGCCGCTACGCCCACTGGGTGGTCAGCCAGCCGCCCGACTCCTACCTCAAGCCGCTCATGACGGAGCTGCTCAAGAGGATCCTGGACGGGAACAAGAGAGTGCAGGAGGCGGCCTGCAG TGCATTCGCCACACTGGAGGAAGAGGCCTGCATGGAGCTGGTCCCCTACCTCAGCTTCATCCTGGACACGCTGGTCTTCGCATTTGGGAAATACCAACACAAGAACCTGCTGATCCTGTACGACGCCATCGGCACGCTGGCCGACTCCGTGGGCCACCACCTCAACCAACCC GAGTACATCCAGAAGCTGATGCCTCCCCTCATTCAGAAGTGGAACGAACTGAAGGATGAGGACAAAGACTTGTTCCCTCTCCTGGAG tgtctGTCTTCAGTGGCCACAGCCCTGCAGAGTGGCTTCCTGCCTTACTGCGAACCTGTGTACCAACGCTGTGTCACCCTGGTCCAGAAGACTCTCGCTCAGGCCATG ATGTATCATCAGCACCCTGACCAATATGAGGCCCCTGACAAGGACTTCATGATCGTGGCCCTTGACCTGCTGAGCGGCCTGGCCgagggcctgggggggcacGTGGAGCAGCTGGTCGCCCGTAGCAACATCATGACGCTGCTCTTCCAATGTATGCAG GACACCATGCCGGAGGTGCGCCAGAGTTCCTTCGCCCTCCTGGGGGACCTGACCAAAGCATGCTTCCCTCACGTCAAGCCTTGCATCG CGGAGTTCATGCCCATCCTGGGTACCAACCTGAATCCCGAGTTCATCTCCGTGTGTAACAACGCAACCTGGGCCATCGGGGAGATCTCCATGCAGatgg GCCCTCTGGTGTCTGCAGGAGCAGAGATGCAGCCTTACATTGGACTTGTCCTCAGCAATCTCGTGGAGATCATCAACCGGCCCAACACACCCAAGACCCTCCTGGAGAACACGG CCATCACCATCGGAAGGCTTGGTTACGTGTGTCCCCAGGAGGTGGCGCCGATGTTGCAGCAGTTCATCCGGCCGTG GTGCACGTCACTGCGGAACATCCGCGATAATGAGGAGAAGGACTCCGCCTTCCGGGGAATCTGCGTGATGATCGGCGTTAACCCCGGCGGAGTAGTGCAG gacttcatattcttctgtgacGCCGTGGCCTCCTGGGTTCATCCAAAGGACGATTTGAGGGAGATGTTTTACAAG ATCCTCCACGGCTTCAAGGACCAGGTGGGCGATGAGAACTGGCAGCAGTTTTCCGAGCAGTTTCCCCCACTGCTGAAGGAGCGGCTGTCCACCTGCTACGGCGTGTAG
- the LOC125718359 gene encoding transportin-2-like isoform X1 encodes MEWQPDEQGLQQVLQLLKDSQSPNTATQRAVQQKLEQLNQYPDFNNYLIFVLTRLKTEDEPTRSLSGLILKNNVKAHYQNFPQGVADFIKQECVNNIGDPSPLIRATIGILITTIASKGELQMWPELLPQLCELLNSEDYNTCEGSFGALQKICEDSSELLDSDALNRPLNIMIPKFLQFFKHCSPKIRSHAIACVNQFIIGRAQALMDNIDTFIESLFALAGDEDPEVRKNVCRALVMLLEVRIDRLIPQMHSIIQYMLQRTQDPDENVALEACEFWLTLAEQPICKEVLAGHLVQLIPILVNGMKYSEIDIILLKGDVEEDEAVPDSDQDIKPRFHKSRTVTLQHEGGGGEEGEDIEEEEDDDDDTLSDWNLRKCSAAALDVLANVFRDDLLPHLLPLLKELLFHHDWVVKESGILVLGAIAEGCVQGMVPFLPELIPHLIQCLCDKKALVRSIACWTLSRYAHWVVSQPPDSYLKPLMTELLKRILDGNKRVQEAACSAFATLEEEACMELVPYLSFILDTLVFAFGKYQHKNLLILYDAIGTLADSVGHHLNQPEYIQKLMPPLIQKWNELKDEDKDLFPLLECLSSVATALQSGFLPYCEPVYQRCVTLVQKTLAQAMMYHQHPDQYEAPDKDFMIVALDLLSGLAEGLGGHVEQLVARSNIMTLLFQCMQDTMPEVRQSSFALLGDLTKACFPHVKPCIAEFMPILGTNLNPEFISVCNNATWAIGEISMQMGTSSGKGQGCPGPLVSAGAEMQPYIGLVLSNLVEIINRPNTPKTLLENTAITIGRLGYVCPQEVAPMLQQFIRPWCTSLRNIRDNEEKDSAFRGICVMIGVNPGGVVQDFIFFCDAVASWVHPKDDLREMFYKILHGFKDQVGDENWQQFSEQFPPLLKERLSTCYGV; translated from the exons ATGGAATGGCAGCCAGACGAGCAAGGACTGCAGCAGGTTCTCCAGCTTCTCAAGGACTCGCAGTCCCCCAATACCGCCACGCAGAGAGCTGTGCAACAA AAACTGGAACAGCTAAATCAGTATCCTGACTTCAACAACTATCTCATCTTTGTCCTCACCAGGCTGAAAACTGAAG ATGAACCCACTCGCTCCCTCAGTGGCTTGATCTTGAAGAATAATGTGAAGGCCCACTACCAGAACTTCCCTCAAGGCGTGGCCGACTTCATCAAGCAGGAGTGTGTGAACAACATCGGGGATCCCTCCCCACTCATCCGCGCCACAATCG GCATCCTGATCACTACCATTGCCTCCAAAGGAGAGCTGCAGATGTGGCCTGAGCTTCTCCCTCAGCTCTGTGAACTGCTCAATTCTGAGGACTACAACACTTGTGAG GGCTCCTTTGGTGCTCTGCAGAAGATCTGCGAGGACTCGTCTGAGCTCCTCGACAGCGATGCTCTCAACCGGCCCCTCAACATCATGATCCCCAAGTTCCTGCAGTTCTTCAAACACTGCAGCCCTAAGATCCG GTCTCATGCCATCGCCTGTGTGAACCAGTTCATTATTGGTCGAGCGCAAGCCCTGATGGACAATATTGACACCTTCATTGAG AGTCTGTTCGCACTCGCCGGGGATGAGGACCCAGAGGTGAGGAAGAACGTCTGCCGAGCCCTGGTCATGCTATTGGAGGTCCGAATCGACCGGCTCATCCCCCAGATGCACAGCATCATTCAG TATATGCTACAGAGGACGCAGGACCCGGACGAGAACGTCGCCTTGGAGGCTTGCGAGTTCTGGTTAACCTTAGCAGAGCAGCCCATCTGCAAGGAGGTTCTGGCTGGACACCTAGTCCA GCTGATTCCTATCTTGGTAAATGGCATGAAGTACTCGGAGATCGACATCATCCTGCTAAAG GGCGACGTGGAGGAGGATGAGGCAGTCCCGGACAGCGACCAGGACATTAAGCCACGCTTCCACAAGTCACGCACCGTCACCCTGCAGCACGAGGGAGGCGgcggggaggagggcgaggacaTCGAGGAAGAGGAAGACGACGACGACGACACGCTGTCCGACTGGAACCTGC GAAAGTGCTCAGCGGCTGCCCTGGATGTTCTGGCCAATGTGTTCCGCGACGACCTTCTGCCGCACCTCCTCCCCCTGCTGAAAGAGCTGCTTTTCCACCATGACTGGGTCGTCAAGGAGTCCGGCATCCTGGTTCTGGGAGCCATTGCAGAAG GCTGCGTGCAAGGCATGGTGCCCTTCCTGCCCGAGCTCATCCCCCACCTCATCCAGTGCCTGTGCGATAAGAAGGCCCTGGTTCGCTCCATCGCCTGCTGGACCCTCAGCCGCTACGCCCACTGGGTGGTCAGCCAGCCGCCCGACTCCTACCTCAAGCCGCTCATGACGGAGCTGCTCAAGAGGATCCTGGACGGGAACAAGAGAGTGCAGGAGGCGGCCTGCAG TGCATTCGCCACACTGGAGGAAGAGGCCTGCATGGAGCTGGTCCCCTACCTCAGCTTCATCCTGGACACGCTGGTCTTCGCATTTGGGAAATACCAACACAAGAACCTGCTGATCCTGTACGACGCCATCGGCACGCTGGCCGACTCCGTGGGCCACCACCTCAACCAACCC GAGTACATCCAGAAGCTGATGCCTCCCCTCATTCAGAAGTGGAACGAACTGAAGGATGAGGACAAAGACTTGTTCCCTCTCCTGGAG tgtctGTCTTCAGTGGCCACAGCCCTGCAGAGTGGCTTCCTGCCTTACTGCGAACCTGTGTACCAACGCTGTGTCACCCTGGTCCAGAAGACTCTCGCTCAGGCCATG ATGTATCATCAGCACCCTGACCAATATGAGGCCCCTGACAAGGACTTCATGATCGTGGCCCTTGACCTGCTGAGCGGCCTGGCCgagggcctgggggggcacGTGGAGCAGCTGGTCGCCCGTAGCAACATCATGACGCTGCTCTTCCAATGTATGCAG GACACCATGCCGGAGGTGCGCCAGAGTTCCTTCGCCCTCCTGGGGGACCTGACCAAAGCATGCTTCCCTCACGTCAAGCCTTGCATCG CGGAGTTCATGCCCATCCTGGGTACCAACCTGAATCCCGAGTTCATCTCCGTGTGTAACAACGCAACCTGGGCCATCGGGGAGATCTCCATGCAGatgg GGACAAGCTCCGGGAAAGGTCAAGGATGTCCAG GCCCTCTGGTGTCTGCAGGAGCAGAGATGCAGCCTTACATTGGACTTGTCCTCAGCAATCTCGTGGAGATCATCAACCGGCCCAACACACCCAAGACCCTCCTGGAGAACACGG CCATCACCATCGGAAGGCTTGGTTACGTGTGTCCCCAGGAGGTGGCGCCGATGTTGCAGCAGTTCATCCGGCCGTG GTGCACGTCACTGCGGAACATCCGCGATAATGAGGAGAAGGACTCCGCCTTCCGGGGAATCTGCGTGATGATCGGCGTTAACCCCGGCGGAGTAGTGCAG gacttcatattcttctgtgacGCCGTGGCCTCCTGGGTTCATCCAAAGGACGATTTGAGGGAGATGTTTTACAAG ATCCTCCACGGCTTCAAGGACCAGGTGGGCGATGAGAACTGGCAGCAGTTTTCCGAGCAGTTTCCCCCACTGCTGAAGGAGCGGCTGTCCACCTGCTACGGCGTGTAG
- the LOC125718359 gene encoding transportin-2-like isoform X4, with amino-acid sequence MEWQPDEQGLQQVLQLLKDSQSPNTATQRAVQQKLEQLNQYPDFNNYLIFVLTRLKTEDEPTRSLSGLILKNNVKAHYQNFPQGVADFIKQECVNNIGDPSPLIRATIGILITTIASKGELQMWPELLPQLCELLNSEDYNTCEGSFGALQKICEDSSELLDSDALNRPLNIMIPKFLQFFKHCSPKIRSHAIACVNQFIIGRAQALMDNIDTFIESLFALAGDEDPEVRKNVCRALVMLLEVRIDRLIPQMHSIIQYMLQRTQDPDENVALEACEFWLTLAEQPICKEVLAGHLVQLIPILVNGMKYSEIDIILLKGDVEEDEAVPDSDQDIKPRFHKSRTVTLQHEGGGGEEGEDIEEEEDDDDDTLSDWNLRKCSAAALDVLANVFRDDLLPHLLPLLKELLFHHDWVVKESGILVLGAIAEGCVQGMVPFLPELIPHLIQCLCDKKALVRSIACWTLSRYAHWVVSQPPDSYLKPLMTELLKRILDGNKRVQEAACSAFATLEEEACMELVPYLSFILDTLVFAFGKYQHKNLLILYDAIGTLADSVGHHLNQPEYIQKLMPPLIQKWNELKDEDKDLFPLLECLSSVATALQSGFLPYCEPVYQRCVTLVQKTLAQAMMYHQHPDQYEAPDKDFMIVALDLLSGLAEGLGGHVEQLVARSNIMTLLFQCMQDTMPEVRQSSFALLGDLTKACFPHVKPCIAEFMPILGTNLNPEFISVCNNATWAIGEISMQMGAEMQPYIGLVLSNLVEIINRPNTPKTLLENTAITIGRLGYVCPQEVAPMLQQFIRPWCTSLRNIRDNEEKDSAFRGICVMIGVNPGGVVQDFIFFCDAVASWVHPKDDLREMFYKILHGFKDQVGDENWQQFSEQFPPLLKERLSTCYGV; translated from the exons ATGGAATGGCAGCCAGACGAGCAAGGACTGCAGCAGGTTCTCCAGCTTCTCAAGGACTCGCAGTCCCCCAATACCGCCACGCAGAGAGCTGTGCAACAA AAACTGGAACAGCTAAATCAGTATCCTGACTTCAACAACTATCTCATCTTTGTCCTCACCAGGCTGAAAACTGAAG ATGAACCCACTCGCTCCCTCAGTGGCTTGATCTTGAAGAATAATGTGAAGGCCCACTACCAGAACTTCCCTCAAGGCGTGGCCGACTTCATCAAGCAGGAGTGTGTGAACAACATCGGGGATCCCTCCCCACTCATCCGCGCCACAATCG GCATCCTGATCACTACCATTGCCTCCAAAGGAGAGCTGCAGATGTGGCCTGAGCTTCTCCCTCAGCTCTGTGAACTGCTCAATTCTGAGGACTACAACACTTGTGAG GGCTCCTTTGGTGCTCTGCAGAAGATCTGCGAGGACTCGTCTGAGCTCCTCGACAGCGATGCTCTCAACCGGCCCCTCAACATCATGATCCCCAAGTTCCTGCAGTTCTTCAAACACTGCAGCCCTAAGATCCG GTCTCATGCCATCGCCTGTGTGAACCAGTTCATTATTGGTCGAGCGCAAGCCCTGATGGACAATATTGACACCTTCATTGAG AGTCTGTTCGCACTCGCCGGGGATGAGGACCCAGAGGTGAGGAAGAACGTCTGCCGAGCCCTGGTCATGCTATTGGAGGTCCGAATCGACCGGCTCATCCCCCAGATGCACAGCATCATTCAG TATATGCTACAGAGGACGCAGGACCCGGACGAGAACGTCGCCTTGGAGGCTTGCGAGTTCTGGTTAACCTTAGCAGAGCAGCCCATCTGCAAGGAGGTTCTGGCTGGACACCTAGTCCA GCTGATTCCTATCTTGGTAAATGGCATGAAGTACTCGGAGATCGACATCATCCTGCTAAAG GGCGACGTGGAGGAGGATGAGGCAGTCCCGGACAGCGACCAGGACATTAAGCCACGCTTCCACAAGTCACGCACCGTCACCCTGCAGCACGAGGGAGGCGgcggggaggagggcgaggacaTCGAGGAAGAGGAAGACGACGACGACGACACGCTGTCCGACTGGAACCTGC GAAAGTGCTCAGCGGCTGCCCTGGATGTTCTGGCCAATGTGTTCCGCGACGACCTTCTGCCGCACCTCCTCCCCCTGCTGAAAGAGCTGCTTTTCCACCATGACTGGGTCGTCAAGGAGTCCGGCATCCTGGTTCTGGGAGCCATTGCAGAAG GCTGCGTGCAAGGCATGGTGCCCTTCCTGCCCGAGCTCATCCCCCACCTCATCCAGTGCCTGTGCGATAAGAAGGCCCTGGTTCGCTCCATCGCCTGCTGGACCCTCAGCCGCTACGCCCACTGGGTGGTCAGCCAGCCGCCCGACTCCTACCTCAAGCCGCTCATGACGGAGCTGCTCAAGAGGATCCTGGACGGGAACAAGAGAGTGCAGGAGGCGGCCTGCAG TGCATTCGCCACACTGGAGGAAGAGGCCTGCATGGAGCTGGTCCCCTACCTCAGCTTCATCCTGGACACGCTGGTCTTCGCATTTGGGAAATACCAACACAAGAACCTGCTGATCCTGTACGACGCCATCGGCACGCTGGCCGACTCCGTGGGCCACCACCTCAACCAACCC GAGTACATCCAGAAGCTGATGCCTCCCCTCATTCAGAAGTGGAACGAACTGAAGGATGAGGACAAAGACTTGTTCCCTCTCCTGGAG tgtctGTCTTCAGTGGCCACAGCCCTGCAGAGTGGCTTCCTGCCTTACTGCGAACCTGTGTACCAACGCTGTGTCACCCTGGTCCAGAAGACTCTCGCTCAGGCCATG ATGTATCATCAGCACCCTGACCAATATGAGGCCCCTGACAAGGACTTCATGATCGTGGCCCTTGACCTGCTGAGCGGCCTGGCCgagggcctgggggggcacGTGGAGCAGCTGGTCGCCCGTAGCAACATCATGACGCTGCTCTTCCAATGTATGCAG GACACCATGCCGGAGGTGCGCCAGAGTTCCTTCGCCCTCCTGGGGGACCTGACCAAAGCATGCTTCCCTCACGTCAAGCCTTGCATCG CGGAGTTCATGCCCATCCTGGGTACCAACCTGAATCCCGAGTTCATCTCCGTGTGTAACAACGCAACCTGGGCCATCGGGGAGATCTCCATGCAGatgg GAGCAGAGATGCAGCCTTACATTGGACTTGTCCTCAGCAATCTCGTGGAGATCATCAACCGGCCCAACACACCCAAGACCCTCCTGGAGAACACGG CCATCACCATCGGAAGGCTTGGTTACGTGTGTCCCCAGGAGGTGGCGCCGATGTTGCAGCAGTTCATCCGGCCGTG GTGCACGTCACTGCGGAACATCCGCGATAATGAGGAGAAGGACTCCGCCTTCCGGGGAATCTGCGTGATGATCGGCGTTAACCCCGGCGGAGTAGTGCAG gacttcatattcttctgtgacGCCGTGGCCTCCTGGGTTCATCCAAAGGACGATTTGAGGGAGATGTTTTACAAG ATCCTCCACGGCTTCAAGGACCAGGTGGGCGATGAGAACTGGCAGCAGTTTTCCGAGCAGTTTCCCCCACTGCTGAAGGAGCGGCTGTCCACCTGCTACGGCGTGTAG